The Salinibaculum sp. SYNS191 genome has a window encoding:
- a CDS encoding AMP-binding protein: MPPETNCASRGDDIYHPSGIIKEETNAWAFAEEHGASDLDDVLERSWQDVAWFWDVVVDWLDIEFYEDYHVVLDDGDEPQFSEWYVGGRLNIAHNTVDCHADQKGDDLALIWEGENGASREVSYRELRRQSNRVANALQAWDVRSGDTVGLMMPMVPETAAVIYGALKLGAVVVPLFSGFGSGAVARRLRDAECSVLFTADGFLRRGQDIVIGSTVTEAIADIDSLKHVVAYDRLGVEYDRDSREEPWSVAVETRSSSFTTVELDANHPSMLLYSSGTTGRPKGTIQTHAGQLVKTAKDVHFDFDHSPSDRFFWMTDMGWVMGPWTLVGNHALGGTMFMYEGAPDYPDAGRSWQLVEDHSLTVFGTSPTAVRALRQQGNEWLERSDLSSLRILGSTGEPWDSESWRWFYENVGKGECPIINVSGGTEMGGHFLSPLPGQPLKPCTVGKPGLGIDADIVNEQGESVLGTGERGHLVVRSSCPSMTDSLWEGVDRYLEEYWSTWPDIDIWDHGDWAQRDDEGFWYIYGRADEAINVAGRKVGPGEVEEALLHHPGINEAAVVGIPDEITGEAIVAYVILRDDVKESEELTEALRGQVGDEFGKPFRPQEVRFVEEMPTNQSDKILRSQIRHNHTKTE; encoded by the coding sequence ATGCCTCCGGAGACTAACTGTGCCAGTAGAGGTGACGATATCTACCACCCATCTGGTATCATTAAAGAAGAGACCAATGCGTGGGCTTTCGCTGAGGAACACGGTGCGTCTGATCTTGATGATGTACTGGAACGGAGCTGGCAGGACGTTGCGTGGTTCTGGGATGTCGTCGTCGATTGGCTGGATATTGAATTCTATGAGGATTATCACGTAGTTCTGGATGATGGTGACGAACCGCAGTTCTCGGAGTGGTACGTCGGTGGCCGATTAAATATCGCTCACAATACCGTTGACTGTCATGCGGACCAGAAGGGCGATGATCTCGCCCTTATTTGGGAAGGTGAGAACGGAGCCTCTCGCGAAGTTTCATACCGGGAACTGCGCCGGCAGTCAAACCGGGTCGCGAACGCGCTGCAAGCATGGGATGTGAGATCTGGAGATACAGTCGGCCTAATGATGCCGATGGTGCCCGAGACGGCTGCGGTGATTTACGGCGCATTGAAACTCGGAGCCGTTGTCGTGCCGCTCTTTTCCGGATTCGGGAGCGGCGCCGTGGCTCGCCGTCTGCGCGACGCCGAGTGTTCTGTTCTGTTTACTGCCGACGGGTTCCTGCGACGTGGACAGGACATTGTGATTGGCTCAACCGTTACTGAGGCGATAGCGGACATCGACTCCCTCAAACACGTCGTTGCATACGACCGTCTCGGCGTTGAGTACGACCGGGATAGTCGAGAGGAGCCGTGGTCCGTTGCTGTCGAGACGCGGTCGAGCAGTTTCACTACCGTCGAACTCGACGCCAATCATCCCTCGATGCTTCTCTACTCGTCGGGAACGACCGGGCGGCCTAAAGGCACGATACAGACGCACGCTGGTCAGCTCGTGAAGACGGCCAAGGACGTTCACTTTGACTTCGACCACAGTCCCTCGGATCGATTCTTCTGGATGACGGACATGGGTTGGGTGATGGGGCCGTGGACACTTGTGGGGAACCACGCACTCGGCGGGACCATGTTCATGTACGAGGGAGCCCCTGACTACCCAGATGCCGGTCGTAGCTGGCAGCTGGTTGAGGACCACTCATTGACCGTTTTCGGGACAAGTCCGACTGCCGTCCGAGCCCTTCGTCAGCAGGGCAACGAGTGGCTGGAGCGCTCCGACCTCTCCTCGCTACGAATTCTCGGATCCACAGGCGAACCCTGGGACAGCGAGTCTTGGCGCTGGTTCTACGAGAACGTTGGAAAAGGAGAGTGCCCCATCATCAACGTGTCTGGTGGCACCGAGATGGGTGGGCACTTCCTCTCGCCGCTCCCCGGTCAACCGCTCAAACCGTGTACGGTTGGCAAACCCGGATTAGGAATCGACGCCGACATCGTGAACGAACAAGGGGAGAGCGTCTTAGGGACTGGCGAACGGGGCCATCTCGTCGTGCGATCGTCATGCCCATCGATGACGGACTCGCTTTGGGAGGGGGTCGACCGGTACCTCGAGGAGTACTGGTCGACGTGGCCGGACATAGACATCTGGGACCACGGTGACTGGGCTCAGCGGGACGATGAGGGGTTCTGGTATATTTATGGGCGCGCCGACGAGGCCATCAACGTTGCCGGTCGGAAGGTTGGCCCTGGTGAGGTCGAAGAGGCACTTCTCCATCATCCCGGCATCAACGAGGCAGCGGTCGTTGGTATTCCCGACGAGATTACGGGCGAGGCCATTGTTGCGTACGTCATTCTCCGCGACGACGTAAAGGAGTCTGAGGAACTGACAGAGGCGCTCCGGGGCCAAGTCGGCGACGAGTTCGGCAAGCCATTCCGACCACAAGAAGTCCGATTCGTCGAGGAAATGCCCACGAACCAGAGCGACAAGATACTCCGGAGTCAAATCCGCCACAACCACACCAAGACAGAGTGA
- a CDS encoding glycosyltransferase encodes MVTQPARRESGKTHAHQLLDILAASTSVVLLTANLASDAPVRKDHDVVELTSRGTGDSLLVTAYRFLWHQLLMASTIRRREEQVVLFFGATAYILPILVAKTTGKTVIVEPRGDVPLSLRLTWEKQIPRPLARALAGLVSLLEHSGYIVADAIVAYTPSMADELGLNRYAHKLHTDGARYVDVDHFQPEGPFEARPLTVGYLGRLDVEKGIPTLVDVVKRLPEEIGFRFVGDGDYREVVERELADELESGRVELTGWVDHDEVPAELNQMRLLLLTSEPTEGLPTAILESFACGTPVYATSVSGIPDVVRDSDTGFLMDELDSAVVAGTVAQAVETGTLAEMSERCREMAETGFNFEAAVKRYREILASVV; translated from the coding sequence GTGGTTACGCAGCCGGCGCGACGTGAGTCTGGAAAGACCCACGCCCACCAGCTTCTCGACATCCTAGCTGCCTCAACGTCTGTCGTCCTCCTGACTGCGAATCTCGCCAGTGACGCGCCCGTGCGCAAGGACCACGACGTAGTAGAACTCACGTCCCGTGGGACGGGCGACTCACTCCTTGTCACTGCGTATCGGTTCCTGTGGCACCAGTTACTTATGGCCAGTACCATTCGCCGCCGTGAGGAGCAGGTCGTCCTGTTTTTCGGTGCGACTGCATACATTTTACCGATACTCGTAGCTAAGACTACGGGCAAAACCGTCATCGTCGAACCTCGAGGTGATGTTCCCCTGTCGTTACGACTGACATGGGAGAAACAGATTCCGAGACCTCTCGCCCGAGCACTAGCTGGTCTCGTCTCGTTGCTTGAACATTCTGGCTACATAGTTGCGGACGCCATCGTCGCCTACACGCCTTCGATGGCTGACGAATTGGGTCTCAACCGGTACGCCCATAAGCTCCACACGGACGGTGCCCGCTATGTCGATGTTGACCACTTCCAGCCGGAGGGTCCTTTTGAGGCACGACCGCTCACAGTTGGCTATCTTGGGCGCCTTGATGTTGAGAAGGGTATCCCGACGCTGGTGGATGTGGTGAAACGGCTCCCCGAAGAGATTGGGTTCCGGTTTGTTGGTGATGGCGACTACAGGGAGGTCGTCGAACGCGAACTCGCAGACGAACTCGAATCAGGACGGGTCGAGCTGACTGGATGGGTGGACCACGACGAGGTACCGGCGGAACTTAATCAGATGCGACTACTTCTGCTCACTTCGGAGCCGACGGAGGGGTTACCGACTGCAATTCTAGAGTCCTTTGCCTGTGGGACACCCGTATATGCGACATCTGTATCGGGGATTCCTGACGTGGTCCGGGACAGTGACACTGGGTTCCTAATGGACGAGCTAGATTCCGCGGTGGTTGCTGGAACCGTTGCTCAGGCCGTGGAGACCGGAACGCTCGCCGAGATGAGTGAGCGGTGCCGCGAAATGGCCGAGACCGGTTTCAACTTTGAGGCGGCCGTCAAGCGGTACCGAGAGATTCTTGCGTCGGTTGTCTGA
- a CDS encoding polysaccharide biosynthesis C-terminal domain-containing protein, whose amino-acid sequence MRLAKTSVVYFISDVVTSIVGFLATVYFARVLGASVLGKYYVIIALVAWLSIPTNGVTTAIAKRMSEEIEQGEFLTAGFLLNGFLAIAITVTVITFRGHLNTYIGLEIALFVLLVFLGNIGFLSITGSLKGQHLVTYSGLLKTFDRIVRVTAQLLFVALGYSVIALVSGHVIGLVLAVAAGLLLSRVEFALPRLSHLQGIASYAKYSWLGNMKGKTFAWMDTLILSLFVSSGLIGIYEVSWRLASVLILVSNAVQQTLFPEMSRVAMEDNTDRMLNLLNEGLFAAGLFVIPGLIGALILGPKILRIYGPEFVKGNVVLIVLITARGIDAYGTQFENLINAFDRPDLMFKVNFLFILTNVTLNLVLINLYGWVGAAIATAVSSLLVIVFGYYYVSKLLGKPDIPVHDIGTEILAGVVMGGFVWLLRALLPWSNMYVTVGLVLTGAFTFIVVLFAISRRFRKKTVGVLPDHIVRVV is encoded by the coding sequence TTGCTTGGCTGTCGATACCCACCAATGGGGTCACGACAGCCATCGCAAAGCGGATGAGCGAGGAGATTGAACAGGGAGAGTTCCTCACGGCAGGATTCCTACTCAACGGATTCCTCGCCATAGCCATAACGGTGACAGTGATTACGTTTCGAGGACATCTGAACACGTACATCGGCCTTGAGATTGCCTTATTCGTGCTGCTGGTCTTCCTGGGTAATATCGGATTTCTGTCGATAACAGGGAGTCTCAAAGGACAACACCTCGTCACATACTCCGGCTTGTTGAAGACATTCGACCGAATCGTTCGCGTTACGGCACAGTTGCTGTTTGTGGCCCTTGGATACAGTGTTATAGCACTCGTTAGCGGACACGTCATAGGTCTCGTCCTCGCCGTCGCAGCTGGCTTATTACTCTCCCGAGTCGAATTTGCCTTACCTAGACTATCGCATCTCCAGGGGATTGCCTCGTATGCGAAGTATTCCTGGCTCGGCAACATGAAAGGGAAGACCTTCGCCTGGATGGACACGCTAATCCTGAGTTTGTTCGTGAGTTCCGGCTTAATCGGTATTTATGAAGTGTCATGGCGTCTCGCTTCGGTCCTTATTCTCGTGAGCAACGCTGTCCAGCAAACACTCTTTCCGGAGATGAGTCGTGTCGCTATGGAAGATAACACAGACCGAATGCTAAATCTACTAAACGAAGGCTTGTTCGCGGCTGGTTTGTTTGTTATCCCGGGGTTGATCGGAGCACTCATACTTGGACCGAAAATTCTCCGTATCTACGGTCCTGAGTTCGTAAAGGGTAACGTCGTCCTGATAGTTCTCATCACTGCACGCGGTATTGACGCATATGGAACACAATTCGAGAACCTGATCAATGCATTTGATCGACCTGACCTGATGTTTAAAGTTAACTTCCTGTTCATACTTACCAACGTCACTCTCAACCTAGTTCTCATTAACCTATACGGATGGGTTGGCGCTGCCATTGCAACGGCCGTCTCTTCACTCCTCGTTATTGTATTTGGATACTATTACGTCTCGAAGCTACTTGGCAAACCAGATATTCCAGTTCACGATATCGGAACCGAGATACTAGCTGGCGTAGTGATGGGGGGATTTGTGTGGCTATTGCGAGCGCTTCTTCCCTGGTCGAACATGTACGTAACAGTGGGGCTAGTGTTGACCGGCGCGTTCACATTCATTGTCGTTCTCTTCGCTATCTCGAGGAGGTTTCGAAAAAAAACGGTCGGAGTGCTTCCCGATCACATTGTAAGAGTGGTATGA